The following proteins are co-located in the Dromiciops gliroides isolate mDroGli1 chromosome 2, mDroGli1.pri, whole genome shotgun sequence genome:
- the PIGF gene encoding phosphatidylinositol-glycan biosynthesis class F protein isoform X1, producing MKDTDIKKLFYAHHFCVFSIILTTFIPSLFLEDFSILETHLTWLCICSICVTIVNIVLYLIVKPNPSSKRSSVSHKISRLLKSCVYFFISCLLYHAIIVLYGAPLIELMLETFLFAVILSTFTTLPCLCLLGPNIKAWLRVFTKNGSNPVFELSLVLLWITYSFGLANYYFLASIEISASLYIEGN from the exons ATGAAAGATACTGACATCAAGAAACTATTTTATGCTCACCATTTCTGTGTATTTTCCATTATTCTAACTACCTTCATTCCATCCTTATTCTTGGAGGACTTCTCTATCTTGGAAACACACCTGACATGGTTGTGCATTTGTTCTATATGTGTAACCATTGTCAATATAGTATTGTATTTAATAGTAAAACCAAATCCTTCTTCTAAGAGAAGCTCAGTTTCACATAAG atatcCAGACTTCTGAAATCTTGTGTCTACTTTTTTATATCTTGCCTACTCTATCATGCAATAATAGTTCTATATGGAGCACCACTAATAGA GTTGATGctggaaacatttttatttgctgttattttgtcAACTTTTACCACTTTACCTTGTTTGTGTTTATTAGGACCAAATATCAAAGCGTGGCTACGAGTTTTCACTAAAAATGG gtccaacccTGTGTTTGAGTTGTCATTGGTACTGCTTTGGATTACATACTCATTTGGATTGGCCAACTACTATTTCCTTGCGTCCATTGAGATAAGTGCATCATTATACATAGAAGGAAATTAG